Proteins from one Rosa chinensis cultivar Old Blush chromosome 7, RchiOBHm-V2, whole genome shotgun sequence genomic window:
- the LOC112179510 gene encoding KRR1 small subunit processome component homolog, which yields MHKKGLVDVTNCGIFLKGNTIAVMGSLYGLKMIRRIVEDCIAHDMPHAPRVQRMKKKSQAKKDRRIKRTSEVTMNFQALRV from the exons ATGCATAAAAAG GGACTTGTTGATGTGACGAATTGTGGTATTTTTCTCAAG GGAAACACTATTGCTGTCATgggttcactttatggattaaaGATGATAAGGAGGATTGTGGAAGACTGTATAGCTCATGATATGCCTCATGCACCCCGTGTCCAGAGGATGAAAAAGAAGAGCCAAGCGAAGAAGGATAGGAGGATCAAAAGGACCAGTGAAGTGACAATGAATTTTCAAGCTTTGCGTGTCTAA